The following coding sequences lie in one Psychrobacter arenosus genomic window:
- a CDS encoding M16 family metallopeptidase, with protein sequence MALTVSISSMLLMGCQSLSSGSGSAPTPATTDSAATTAVTDSEGKNNSDSTLTMDLSGRHEYQLDNGLKVVIKEDHRAPVVMTQLWYKVGSSDEPVNKGGISHLLEHLMFKGTDKVSSTDFERLISKYGGVNNAFTSYDYTGYYELFPANRLSLALELEADRMTNLKFDASTFAKEHQVVMEERRQRTDDNPLAKAYEEFRLLALPDSPKGESVIGPMAELESITLPELKAWYEQWYAPNNATLVIVGDVKPAAALAQVKRYFGDLKEKPLPTRPEVRQTGFRGYQETTTKQAVKVPTLLMGYNVPSLWSAKQNQSKQASVASKDTFALSLAQDVLDGGLSARLESRLVREQGLLASVGTSYSLLDRGDGLFLVQATPRDGVTLAQAQAAILAEIDKLKVDPIDKDEIARAKTNTMTGLIYAQDSMEGQAQMIGSLQSIGLDDTLLAQLPAELERISIADIQNAAKTYLVKDNLSVMYVEPK encoded by the coding sequence ATGGCGCTAACGGTTAGTATTAGCAGTATGCTACTGATGGGCTGCCAGTCTTTATCGTCAGGGTCAGGGTCAGCGCCTACTCCAGCAACTACTGACAGCGCTGCGACGACTGCGGTTACGGATAGTGAGGGTAAAAATAATAGTGACAGCACCTTAACTATGGACTTGTCCGGACGCCATGAATACCAGCTAGACAATGGCTTAAAAGTGGTGATTAAAGAAGATCATCGGGCACCTGTGGTCATGACCCAGCTTTGGTATAAGGTAGGCTCAAGTGATGAGCCAGTGAATAAAGGCGGTATCTCTCATTTGCTAGAGCATTTGATGTTCAAAGGGACGGATAAGGTCTCGAGCACAGATTTTGAGCGTTTGATCTCTAAATATGGTGGGGTGAATAATGCCTTTACCAGCTACGATTACACCGGTTACTACGAATTGTTTCCGGCTAACCGTTTAAGCCTAGCGTTGGAGTTAGAAGCGGATCGCATGACCAACCTAAAGTTTGATGCCAGCACCTTTGCCAAAGAGCATCAAGTGGTGATGGAGGAGCGCCGCCAGCGTACGGATGATAATCCGCTAGCCAAAGCCTACGAAGAGTTTCGTTTATTAGCGCTGCCTGACAGTCCTAAGGGAGAGTCGGTTATCGGTCCGATGGCGGAGCTGGAGTCGATTACTCTACCCGAGCTAAAAGCGTGGTATGAGCAATGGTATGCCCCTAATAATGCCACCTTAGTTATCGTCGGTGATGTCAAACCTGCCGCTGCTCTTGCTCAAGTCAAACGCTACTTTGGTGATTTAAAAGAAAAACCTCTACCTACGCGACCAGAGGTACGTCAGACCGGCTTCCGTGGCTATCAAGAGACGACGACCAAACAGGCGGTCAAAGTGCCTACTTTATTAATGGGCTATAACGTGCCTAGTCTGTGGTCAGCCAAACAAAATCAGTCCAAGCAGGCGTCAGTCGCCAGTAAAGATACTTTTGCCCTATCGTTAGCCCAAGATGTCTTGGATGGGGGCTTATCTGCCCGTCTAGAGAGCCGATTGGTACGTGAGCAAGGACTACTAGCCTCCGTAGGCACTTCCTACAGTTTGCTTGACCGCGGCGATGGGCTGTTTTTAGTGCAAGCTACGCCAAGAGACGGCGTGACCCTAGCGCAAGCACAAGCCGCTATTTTGGCAGAAATTGACAAGCTAAAGGTTGACCCTATCGATAAAGACGAGATTGCCCGCGCCAAGACCAATACCATGACAGGGCTTATTTATGCGCAAGACAGCATGGAAGGCCAAGCGCAGATGATTGGCTCTTTGCAATCTATCGGGCTTGACGATACTTTATTGGCGCAGCTACCTGCCGAGCTAGAGCGCATCAGTATTGCGGATATTCAAAACGCAGCAAAGACTTATTTAGTGAAGGACAACTTATCCGTTATGTATGTTGAGCCTAAATAG
- the ftsY gene encoding signal recognition particle-docking protein FtsY: MNNQNNPTRVVIDLDGSLDELEDDDITLPSMPVQSVAIVEEEAASTPAHVPEPPTSSPSTIVADDSDIDIVPNLPPKMAVIDDTKASTSAQPIAATPAAVAKAPQSDTVMNTAVSEQTTANEAAAEPKKGSWFNRMKSGLSKSRKNLAEGMVNILIGGKEIDDELLEEVEDQLLVADIGVNATNRIIKSLTEQTARGDLIYSHSLYKALQQELVDILEPKVAPLVIDTTKKPFVILMVGVNGVGKTTTIGKLAKRLQGEGKSVMLAAGDTFRAAATEQLQVWGERNNIPVIAQGHGADSASVVFDAMQAAKARGIDVLIADTAGRLQNKTHLMAELEKVVRVMRKADPEAPHEGMIVLDAGTGQNAINQVEIFNQAVPLTGITVTKLDGTAKGGVVFNIAETTNVPIRYIGVGESIDDLRAFSPKQFVAALFETDE; encoded by the coding sequence ATGAATAACCAAAATAATCCAACCCGAGTAGTCATTGATTTGGATGGCAGTTTAGATGAGCTAGAAGATGATGACATCACGCTGCCCAGTATGCCCGTGCAGTCGGTTGCGATTGTAGAGGAAGAGGCCGCCAGTACTCCTGCTCATGTGCCTGAACCGCCAACAAGTTCGCCATCGACTATTGTGGCCGATGACAGCGATATCGATATTGTGCCTAATCTGCCGCCAAAAATGGCCGTTATCGACGACACCAAAGCCTCTACTAGCGCACAGCCAATCGCTGCAACACCAGCAGCAGTTGCTAAAGCGCCACAGTCAGATACTGTGATGAACACTGCTGTTAGCGAGCAAACAACGGCCAATGAAGCGGCTGCAGAGCCTAAAAAAGGCAGCTGGTTTAACCGTATGAAATCGGGGCTAAGCAAGTCGCGTAAAAACCTAGCGGAAGGCATGGTCAATATTCTCATCGGTGGTAAAGAGATTGATGATGAGCTGTTAGAAGAAGTCGAAGACCAATTGCTAGTTGCTGACATTGGCGTTAACGCGACCAACCGTATCATCAAGAGTTTGACTGAGCAGACGGCACGTGGCGATTTGATCTATTCGCACTCGCTATATAAAGCCTTGCAACAAGAATTGGTCGATATCTTAGAGCCAAAAGTGGCGCCACTAGTGATTGATACGACGAAAAAACCTTTTGTGATTCTCATGGTCGGTGTCAACGGCGTAGGTAAAACGACCACGATTGGTAAATTGGCCAAGCGTCTACAAGGCGAGGGTAAGTCGGTCATGCTAGCCGCAGGCGATACTTTCCGCGCCGCCGCCACTGAGCAGCTACAAGTTTGGGGCGAGCGTAATAATATTCCGGTTATTGCGCAAGGTCATGGTGCAGACAGTGCTTCGGTAGTGTTTGACGCTATGCAAGCGGCGAAGGCTAGAGGCATTGATGTGCTTATCGCCGATACGGCAGGTCGTTTGCAGAATAAAACGCATCTCATGGCGGAGCTAGAAAAAGTTGTTCGTGTTATGCGCAAAGCCGACCCAGAAGCGCCGCATGAAGGGATGATTGTCTTGGATGCCGGTACCGGTCAAAATGCTATTAACCAAGTAGAAATCTTTAACCAAGCCGTGCCGCTAACCGGTATTACGGTGACTAAACTTGATGGGACGGCAAAAGGTGGGGTGGTCTTTAATATTGCGGAGACCACCAACGTTCCCATTCGTTATATTGGCGTGGGCGAGTCTATCGATGATTTACGTGCCTTTAGTCCTAAGCAGTTTGTCGCCGCTTTATTTGAAACCGATGAGTAG
- a CDS encoding methylated-DNA--[protein]-cysteine S-methyltransferase produces MIITATSMPNFELLLGSHYVNDQPKLVFLDWQTEDYPELQSKSLAKLATHYQLTASDIPFIEQDSLSKDNELHLVLLTAIQQLQDYTKGKLETFDLPLDISLGTPFQQRVWRALQTIPYGKTISYAQLAERIGQPTAYRAVANANGKNPFSIIIPCHRVIASGGGLGGYTGGLDKKRYLLSIEA; encoded by the coding sequence ATGATAATAACAGCGACAAGTATGCCAAACTTCGAGTTATTGTTGGGCAGTCACTATGTGAACGATCAGCCAAAGCTGGTATTTTTAGACTGGCAAACCGAAGACTATCCTGAGCTACAGAGTAAATCCTTAGCTAAATTAGCAACACATTATCAATTAACGGCTAGTGATATACCTTTTATTGAACAAGATAGCCTAAGCAAAGATAATGAGCTGCATCTCGTACTGCTAACCGCTATCCAACAATTGCAAGACTATACCAAGGGCAAGCTAGAAACTTTTGATTTGCCCTTAGATATATCGCTAGGCACGCCTTTTCAACAGCGGGTATGGCGAGCCCTACAGACTATTCCTTATGGAAAAACCATCAGCTATGCCCAGTTAGCAGAGCGTATTGGCCAGCCCACCGCTTATCGCGCTGTGGCTAATGCCAATGGCAAAAACCCTTTTTCTATTATCATTCCTTGTCATCGGGTGATTGCTAGTGGCGGTGGTTTAGGGGGCTATACGGGTGGCCTGGATAAAAAACGCTATCTCCTAAGTATAGAAGCGTAG